A single window of Shewanella sp. Choline-02u-19 DNA harbors:
- the cysZ gene encoding sulfate transporter CysZ, translating into MNKTNPVTKKSGVNYFLEGFSLIKRPGLRRFVFIPLAINLVIFAGLIYFAFGQLEQVFAWLTGQLPEYLTWLNFLLWPLAVLTLLVVLSFVFSSVMNWLAAPFNGLLAEKVEQLLTGKPLNTGGGIDLIKDLPRIFGREWIKLKYYLPRAIVFLLLFLLPFVGQTVAPVLWFLFSAWMMAIQYCDYPFDNHKVPFPEMKFALNQTKGTSFSFGAAVTLFSMIPILNFVVMPVAICGATSMWVDKYREAYKNSAIAPE; encoded by the coding sequence ATGAATAAAACCAATCCAGTAACAAAAAAAAGCGGTGTTAATTACTTCTTAGAAGGCTTTAGTTTAATTAAACGACCCGGACTAAGGCGCTTTGTGTTTATCCCGCTTGCTATCAACTTAGTGATCTTTGCAGGCTTGATCTATTTTGCTTTCGGGCAATTGGAGCAAGTATTCGCTTGGCTAACGGGCCAACTCCCTGAATACTTAACGTGGTTGAATTTTCTTTTATGGCCACTAGCAGTGCTGACATTATTAGTGGTGTTGTCTTTTGTGTTTAGCTCAGTGATGAACTGGCTAGCGGCTCCGTTTAACGGTTTGCTGGCGGAAAAGGTAGAACAGCTCTTAACGGGCAAGCCGCTCAATACTGGGGGGGGAATCGATTTAATCAAAGATTTACCGCGGATTTTTGGTCGAGAATGGATAAAACTTAAATATTATCTGCCGCGCGCCATTGTTTTTTTGCTGCTGTTTTTACTGCCTTTTGTCGGTCAAACAGTCGCGCCCGTTTTATGGTTTCTCTTTAGTGCATGGATGATGGCAATTCAATACTGTGACTATCCTTTTGATAACCATAAAGTGCCTTTCCCTGAGATGAAATTTGCCCTTAATCAAACAAAAGGCACTAGCTTCAGCTTTGGTGCTGCAGTCACTCTGTTTTCGATGATCCCAATCCTCAACTTCGTTGTGATGCCAGTAGCGATTTGTGGTGCGACTTCAATGTGGGTTG